One window of Triticum dicoccoides isolate Atlit2015 ecotype Zavitan chromosome 5A, WEW_v2.0, whole genome shotgun sequence genomic DNA carries:
- the LOC119300625 gene encoding 60S ribosomal protein L28-1-like isoform X2: MPKSGYAGRSALVQGENQHHDSERQPPGGWWFPLGADLQCIPPPIHIQISCVAGAGSTHRPGEMTTIPGSPVWELVKKNNYFLIKQFGNNTKVQFSKEPNNLYNVRSYKFSGLANSKTVAVQPSAGEDKAVVLSTTKTKKQNTPAKLQHKTLMRKEFHKMTKSVKNQVLTPEFCT, from the exons ATGCCCAAATCAG GATATGCAGGGAGGTCGGCCCTTGTGCAGGGTGAAAATCAGCACCATGACAGTGAAAGACAACCTCCTGGCGGCTGGTGGTTTCCATTGGGAGCAGATCTGCAAT GCATCCCACCGCCGATCCATATCCAGATCAGCTGCGTCGCCGGTGCCGGTTCTACACATAG GCCAGGGGAAATGACTACCATTCCAGGGTCTCCGGTCTGGGAGCTCGTGAAGAAGAACAACTACTTCTTGATCAAGCAGTTCGGCAACAACACCAAGGTGCAGTTCAGCAAGGAGCCCAACAACCTCTACAATGTCCGCTCCTACAAGTTCTCGG GCTTGGCGAACAGCAAGACCGTGGCGGTCCAGCCATCAGCGGGAGAGGACAAGGCTGTTGTCCTATCCACGACCAAGACCAAGAAGCAGAACACCCCTGCCAAGCTCCAGCACAAGACTCTGATGCGCAAGGAGTTCCACAAGATGACCAAGTCTGTCAAGAACCAAGTATTAACTCCAGAGTTTTGTACTTGA
- the LOC119300625 gene encoding uncharacterized protein LOC119300625 isoform X1 codes for MPPTPVSHPTERRALATQHRPPPHQAPPHQAPPRFWERPPPRCREGGRSGAGLTVAKSGSPPPTPTRRPRRRPPPPRLFLHRGAPRGQPPLHSRKRWSKAGVLPTDAVSSPWPTTSSKPRNLLWATSKHDVYVMQNYSVRHWWSLLQRGKELLNVACPNQDMQGGRPLCRVKISTMTVKDNLLAAGGFHWEQICNARGNDYHSRVSGLGAREEEQLLLDQAVRQQHQGAVQQGAQQPLQCPLLQVLGLGEQQDRGGPAISGRGQGCCPIHDQDQEAEHPCQAPAQDSDAQGVPQDDQVCQEPSINSRVLYLNCPYAWLLSYNYAGVSCFVASIKTKKSEEA; via the exons ATGCCTCCAACGCCAGTCTCCCACCCCACCGAGCGCCGAGCCCTCGCCACCCAGCACCGCCCACCTCCCCATCAAGCACCTCCCCATCAAGCACCGCCGAGATTCTGGGAGAGACCCCCGCCGCGATGCCGAGAAGGTGGCAGGTCTGGGGCCGGCCTGACGGTAGCCAAGTCTGGGtccccgcccccgaccccgacgcgccgcccccgccgccgcccgccgccgccccgcctcttCCTCCACCGGGGCGCGCCGCGGGGACAGCCGCCGCTTCATTCGAGGAAGCGCTGGTCAAAG GCCGGGGTGCTGCCGACGGATGCCGTGTCGAGTCCATGGCCAACCACCTCGTCCAAG CCGAGGAACCTCCTGTGGGCTACTTCCAAGCATGATGTGTACGTGATGCAGAACTATTCTGTGAGGCACTGGTGGTCCTTACTCCAGAGAGGAAAAGAATTGCTCAACGTGGCATGCCCAAATCAG GATATGCAGGGAGGTCGGCCCTTGTGCAGGGTGAAAATCAGCACCATGACAGTGAAAGACAACCTCCTGGCGGCTGGTGGTTTCCATTGGGAGCAGATCTGCAAT GCCAGGGGAAATGACTACCATTCCAGGGTCTCCGGTCTGGGAGCTCGTGAAGAAGAACAACTACTTCTTGATCAAGCAGTTCGGCAACAACACCAAGGTGCAGTTCAGCAAGGAGCCCAACAACCTCTACAATGTCCGCTCCTACAAGTTCTCGG GCTTGGCGAACAGCAAGACCGTGGCGGTCCAGCCATCAGCGGGAGAGGACAAGGCTGTTGTCCTATCCACGACCAAGACCAAGAAGCAGAACACCCCTGCCAAGCTCCAGCACAAGACTCTGATGCGCAAGGAGTTCCACAAGATGACCAAGTCTGTCAAGAACCAAGTATTAACTCCAGAGTTTTGTACTTGAATTGCCCTTATGCTTGGCTTCTAAGCTACAACT ATGCTGGCGTTTCATGTTTCGTCGCGAGCATCAAGACGAAGAAGTCGGAAGAAGCATAG